From the genome of Acinetobacter sp. TR3:
TTCAGGAATGTTTTGACGATAAGAAAAGTCTAGGCGTATGTTTTGGTTTTCCCAGTTTTTTTTACAGTCATCTGCAAAATATGTCACTGAACCAACAACTTTTCCCGTAACAATCAGTGGGGCATTCTGACAAGTTTGAACACTTGCATGCACTACATGAGTACCTACTATTAAGTTAATGGCACAAAATGAAAATATTTTCTTCATTAAATTTGAATTCATTTTAAGCTCCATTGTACAAAGAAATACTCAATTCAAAGCTTATCTAATAATATATATTTTAATAGGCATAAAAATTAAGATTTTTTTCAATACGTTCAATTTCGTAACGTGCATATGCAGGGTTTGTCAGAGTATGATCTAAAATTGCATATAAAAATAGGTTTTGATTACTTTCAAGAGGAGTAATCATATGATATTGATTGTGTAAACTGATAAATATACCTTCAATATAATCCAGTGGATCAAACTGATGTGTCAGTTTTATTTGCATGTTATATATATTGGTAACTTCAAGTATAGCACTATCTATATTTATATAATGATCTCCTATGGATTTTAATATAGCACCATCATAATTATCTATCACAGCAAGGAAGATTAAACCATCAATATGACTGAATTGATTTAATAAGAAATTATCGTTCATATATATCACCCTTGAATTATTATAAATTTATGATGGTCGAATTTTAAACTATTTTTTGAACGGTAAAATCAAAGAGTAGGCTCTTCCGATATAAGGTAATGAACGATATAAACCATTGGCAGGATCCCAATAGTCTTGTTGAAAAACAATTTGGCTAGAGGAGTTGATTTTGATTTCGCTTATGCCATACGATGCCATAGTTTTACTACGGCCAAACATTTTAAAATCATAAGCCATATACCAATGTATATAGGCTGAATCTTTTTGATAAGTGGCACTAATAAGTTTGACATTTACGTTACTCACATGCTCATTCATACCTGAAAAATGTTTTACCAAATCTTGTTTGTTCGAAAACTGGGATAAGGTGTCATTAATGTATAGGTCATTAGCATAAAGTTGGCTTGCATTTTTAATAAAACTTGGTGTTCCAAGTGTATTGAATGCTGAAGTAAAGCGCTTACCGATTTCAGCCGCTTGTTCTTGCGTCAAAGCAATGCCTGATATTTCTTTACTTGCTTTGGTATAGTCAGATGAATAGCTCGGTATACTTTTACACGAAGCTAAAGAGAATAAGGCTAATGTTGAAACGGCTAAAGTTCTGAGAAATGCCATTTTTTTACACTCATTTGATTTTATATACAGCATAAAAGTAAAAGTGTGAATCTGTTGTG
Proteins encoded in this window:
- a CDS encoding roadblock/LC7 domain-containing protein — encoded protein: MNDNFLLNQFSHIDGLIFLAVIDNYDGAILKSIGDHYINIDSAILEVTNIYNMQIKLTHQFDPLDYIEGIFISLHNQYHMITPLESNQNLFLYAILDHTLTNPAYARYEIERIEKNLNFYAY
- a CDS encoding nuclear transport factor 2 family protein is translated as MAFLRTLAVSTLALFSLASCKSIPSYSSDYTKASKEISGIALTQEQAAEIGKRFTSAFNTLGTPSFIKNASQLYANDLYINDTLSQFSNKQDLVKHFSGMNEHVSNVNVKLISATYQKDSAYIHWYMAYDFKMFGRSKTMASYGISEIKINSSSQIVFQQDYWDPANGLYRSLPYIGRAYSLILPFKK